GGGCCAGCAGCGCCTCGGCCGGAGGCAGGTTGGGCGTGCCGGAGATCAGCAGCGCGAGCGTGGTCGCGTCGATGCGGGCCACCTCGGGCCGCTCCAGCCCGAACACGCCGACGAGCCGGCGGGCGAACTCGTCCACGACCCGGTGCGCGGTGGACGGGCCCGACTCCTCGGCGATCTCGGGCAGGTCGTCGATCGCCACGGCGAGCACGGCGTGCGCGATCCCCTCCCCGCCCCGGAGCTGGGCCAGCCGGGAGGTGAAGGCGAGCCGGTTCTCCAGCCCGGTCTCCTGGTCGTGGGTGGCGCGCCGGCGCAGCTCCTTCTCCAGCGAGTGGAGCTTGGTCACGTCGCGCAGCGTCAGCACCAGGCCTTCCACGGTCGGGTCGCCGCGCCGGTCGTCCACGGCGACGTCGACGATCTGGTCGCGGCCGGGCAGCGCCCACTGCAGGTTCGCGTCGTGCGTGCTCGCGGCGACGGCCTGGGCGTAGTCGAGGCCGACGAGATCGGACAGCCTCATCCCCCGGCGCGCCTTGCCGCCGAACATCGCCTCGGCCGCGATGTTGGAGTAGCGCACCAGGCCGTCCTCGTCCACGACCAGGATGGCGTCGGAGATGCTGGCGGTCATCGCGCGCAGGTGGCTGCGGGCCATCCGCATGGTGACGCCGATGCGCTCGAGGTTCTCCCCCGCCTGCGCGGCGAGCAGGACGAGCGGGTCGGCGGCGCCGGTCACCCGTCCGACGGCGCCGGCGACGACGATCATCCCGAGCGGGCGGCCCCGGTCGCGCGAGCGCGCCGTGTCGATCGGGCAGGCCAGCGCGGTCGCCGAGCCGACCCCCTCGCGGAAGGGCACGTCCTGCGACACCAGGAAGCGCTGCCGGTCTCCGGGCCGCTCCGCGCACCGGTCCTCGGACCGGTCGGGGCGGCCCTCGGCCTGCTCGTCGGCGCCGGCGAGCGGTCTCCACTCGGAGATCATGGAGCGCCACCGGCCGGGATCGAACCGGGTCAGCGCGGACGGCTCCTGCCAGGTGGCCGAGGTGAGCCGGCCGCCGGTCACCAGCGCGACGCTCGCCTCGCCCTTCCCGTCGAGCAGCCGGCCGGCGACCTCGGCGGTCACCTGGGCCAGCTCGGTGGCCGACTGCGCGCCGGACAGCTGCCGGTGCGCCTCGATCAGCGTGTTCAGCCGCCGCACCGAGGCCATGTACTCGGCGCCGACGAAGCTCAGCCGCGCGATGACCGCGATGAAGATCAGTCCGCCGACCACCGGGAAGTGGCCGAGCGGGGCCACCCGGCCGCCGCTGATCTGGATGTTCAGCACGATCGGGTTGGCCAGCACCACGACGAGCAGGGCGAGCAGCCGCCGCAGGCTCATCGGCCGGCGCGGCCAGCGGCCGACGGCGCTCGGGCAGCGCGGGCCGGGCACGTGCAGCGGCGCCACCGCCCAGCAGGCCTGGAACAGCATCCAGCCCGCCCCGGCCAGCGCGGCGTGGCGCCAGAAGCCGGCGGCCTCGAGGTCGTTGAGCCGGGTGACCACCATGAACAGGTTCGAGTAGACGAGCCCGGCGACTCCGGTCACGGTGAGCACGACGCCGCGGCGCCGCCGCCCCACGCCCTTGACCAGCATCGCCGCGAGCGTCAGCAGCACCGCGCACACCGTCGGATAGATCCCTGGCGCCAGCCGCGCGAGCAAGGGCATCGGCCCTTGCGAAAGGTAGGGCGCGATCAGATAGAGCCAGATCGTCGCGGTCGCGCCGCCCACGATGATGCACACGTCGAACAGGAAGCCCGCGTCCCAGCCCCGCACCCGGCGTGAGATCGTCACGAACAGGTACCCGCAGGCGCAGATGGCGGCGAGCGGCGCGAACAGGTCGATCAGCGTGATGCCGTCGGGTGGCCCGGGTCTCACGCCGGCGGTCACGCACAGCTGGGCCGCGAGCATGGACGCCCCGGCGCCCGCACCCAGCCACAGCGGGATCCGGAAGCTCGACGGATGGATCAGGGCGCCGACGACCATGGCCGCGAAGGCGGCAGTGCCGAAGACGGCCCAGGCGGCGCCGACGTGGTTCGGCAGAAGCACCAGGGCGGCGATCAACGCGGCCACGAGGACGGCATACATCCACCGCAGTAGCGGCACGATGTGCTTACCGCTCTGTGCGCCGACCTCTACCGGCCGCAATGCCATACGACCATCAAAACACGCTGTGGCCGAACTCTCACGGCCCGTCTGCCACCGGGATGAGGGGACGGTCCGGCAGGTTCCTAACCGCGGGGTCCGGCGGCCCGACGCAGCCGGTTGGCGATCGCGAGGCCCATGCCGTCCTCGGGCGGCAGCGACGCGACGACGAGGTCGCACCCGCTCTCGTCGAAGCCGCGCAGGAGTCGGTAGAGGGCGCGGGCGTACGCGGCCGGCGAGGCCGGCACGTTCACCACGGCGTGCGCTTTGACCTCGGCGTCCGCGAAGGTCGGGGGCAGCAGCACGCCCACCTGGCGCCCGGCCTGCTGGGCCTGCTCGGCCTCGGCGATGACGTTTTCGGGCTCGACCAGGATGACCCGCGCGCGCGGCGCGTAATGAGAGGGGTGCTGGCCCGGGACCCGCACGTCGCTGGTCGCGGGCACCCCGAGGGGGTATCCCAGTACCGCTTCGAGGTCCTCGCGGGTCACGCCGCCGGGCCGGAGGATGGCGGGGGCCTCCGCGCTGACGTCGACGATGGTCGACTCGACGCCGACCTGGCAGGGGCCGCCGTCCAACACGAGGTCCACGGCGTCGCCGAGTTCGGTCCGCACGTGCTCGGCCGTGGTCGGACTGACCGATCCGAAGCGGTTGGCCGAGGGCGCCGTGAGCCCGCCGCCGAAGGCCGCGAGCAACGCCTGGGCGACGGGGTGGTCGGGCACGCGCACGGCGACCGTCTCCAGCCCGCCGGTCGCCTCGAGCGGCACACGGCTGCTGCGCCGCAGCACCAGCGTGAGCGGCCCGGGCCAGAAGTGCTCCGCCAGGACGCGCGCGGTCTCCGGCACGTCCTCGGCCCAGCCGTCCAGGTGCGCCGCGCTCTCGATGTGGACGATCAGCGGATGGTTCGGCGGCCGGCCCTTGACCTGGAAGGTGCGCGAGACGGCGACCGGGTTCTCCGCGTCGGCGCCGAGACCGTAGACCGTCTCCGTCGGGAAGGCGACCAGGCCTCCCGCCCGCAGCACGTCCGCCGCCTGCTGAATCCCGCCGCTCTCGCCCGTCACGTCCGCCATCCTTTCACTTCCCCGCACTTGATCCTGCCAGGACCGGCCACCTGCGGAGAAATCGGCCGCGGCCGCTCCCGGTTTCGCTTGTCCGGCAACAAAGTCGCCGCGGCCGGGCCGGAAGGATGTTGTCCGCGACCCTTCCAGGCCCCCGTCTCCTTCGCTATGGTGCGCCTGACCCACCGAGTTTGTTTGCACAGACAACCAATCTGGCGCACGTATGCAACGGAGCAAACGTGAACGACTCCCGCCCGCCTGCCCGCAGATCCAGATCCGCGCTGTTCACCGTCGGCGCCCTCCTCTCGTCCGCCCTGGTCGCCCCCGCCGCCGTGCTCGCCGCCTCCGCCACGCCGGCCCACGCCGCGACCGCGCTGTCCCGGAACGTCACGGCCAACCTCTTCGAGTACGACTGGAACTCGGTCGCCGCCGACTGCACCGACGTCCTCGGCCCGGACGGCTTCGCGGCCGTGCAGATCTCACCGCCGCAAGACTCGTACGACAACGCCGACCACTACTGGTGGGACGTCTACCAGCCCGTCGATTACTCGCTCGAGAGCCGTCTCGGCACCGCGGCGCAGTTCGCGTCGATGGTCGCGGCCTGCCATGACGCCGGCGTGAAGGTGTACGCGGACGTCGTGCTCAACCACATGGCCGCCGGCGACGGAGGTTCCGACACCAGCTACGGCGGCGCCTCGTTCGATTCCAGCACCCTGGCATACCCGGCGTACGGCGCCGCCGACTTCCACAGCTACCCGGCCGACTGCCCCGAATCCAGCGACAGCATCGTCAACTGGCTCAGCTACACCGAGGTCACCGCGTGCCGGCTCGACGGCCTGCCCGACCTGGCGACCAACACCGCGGCCGTGCGCGACATCGAGGCCGCCTATCT
This genomic window from Actinospica robiniae DSM 44927 contains:
- a CDS encoding putative bifunctional diguanylate cyclase/phosphodiesterase, translating into MYAVLVAALIAALVLLPNHVGAAWAVFGTAAFAAMVVGALIHPSSFRIPLWLGAGAGASMLAAQLCVTAGVRPGPPDGITLIDLFAPLAAICACGYLFVTISRRVRGWDAGFLFDVCIIVGGATATIWLYLIAPYLSQGPMPLLARLAPGIYPTVCAVLLTLAAMLVKGVGRRRRGVVLTVTGVAGLVYSNLFMVVTRLNDLEAAGFWRHAALAGAGWMLFQACWAVAPLHVPGPRCPSAVGRWPRRPMSLRRLLALLVVVLANPIVLNIQISGGRVAPLGHFPVVGGLIFIAVIARLSFVGAEYMASVRRLNTLIEAHRQLSGAQSATELAQVTAEVAGRLLDGKGEASVALVTGGRLTSATWQEPSALTRFDPGRWRSMISEWRPLAGADEQAEGRPDRSEDRCAERPGDRQRFLVSQDVPFREGVGSATALACPIDTARSRDRGRPLGMIVVAGAVGRVTGAADPLVLLAAQAGENLERIGVTMRMARSHLRAMTASISDAILVVDEDGLVRYSNIAAEAMFGGKARRGMRLSDLVGLDYAQAVAASTHDANLQWALPGRDQIVDVAVDDRRGDPTVEGLVLTLRDVTKLHSLEKELRRRATHDQETGLENRLAFTSRLAQLRGGEGIAHAVLAVAIDDLPEIAEESGPSTAHRVVDEFARRLVGVFGLERPEVARIDATTLALLISGTPNLPPAEALLARVRTAGARPVAIADRAITISVSAGLADCPHDRPSEEALEDALLAMNTARRNSPRGTAVFSLDLRESSREQAELRAGLNEALLEGAFFLQYQPVVDFSTRAPLGAEALIRWQKPDGSRVRPDLFIPFAEQTGQIVPIGGWVLHRAVQDYRHWPQITRAAGDPRQLRVNVNVSPVQLREPDFLDQVRALLGETGLPPSSLVLEVTESGIVEQVETLVQARELGIGVAMDDFGTGYSSLSSLRRLPISTVKIDKAFVDGIATDSVQFALVEGIVRLAGELGLTTVAEGVETEEQHERLRAAGCQCGQGYLYSRPLGAAEFESWLLESG
- a CDS encoding L-threonylcarbamoyladenylate synthase codes for the protein MTGESGGIQQAADVLRAGGLVAFPTETVYGLGADAENPVAVSRTFQVKGRPPNHPLIVHIESAAHLDGWAEDVPETARVLAEHFWPGPLTLVLRRSSRVPLEATGGLETVAVRVPDHPVAQALLAAFGGGLTAPSANRFGSVSPTTAEHVRTELGDAVDLVLDGGPCQVGVESTIVDVSAEAPAILRPGGVTREDLEAVLGYPLGVPATSDVRVPGQHPSHYAPRARVILVEPENVIAEAEQAQQAGRQVGVLLPPTFADAEVKAHAVVNVPASPAAYARALYRLLRGFDESGCDLVVASLPPEDGMGLAIANRLRRAAGPRG